From a region of the Kaistia sp. 32K genome:
- a CDS encoding NADH-quinone oxidoreductase subunit C translates to MEETLKQLGDYIVAQRGADVVGWDVAYGELTVNVRLETIVDLVAWLASDPNTGFVSLIDVCGVDYPQRELRFDVVYHLLSPTRNLRIRLKLETDEVTPVPSITSILPGADWFEREAYDMYGILFTGHPDLRRLLTDYGFEGHPLRKDFPLTGYVEVRYDDQQKRVVYEPVRLAQEFRDFDFLSPWEGTDYVLPGDEKAADAPKTEQKSS, encoded by the coding sequence ATGGAAGAGACCCTCAAACAGCTCGGTGACTACATCGTCGCGCAACGTGGCGCGGATGTGGTCGGCTGGGACGTCGCCTATGGCGAGCTGACCGTCAACGTCCGGCTCGAGACCATCGTCGACCTCGTCGCCTGGCTCGCCAGCGATCCGAATACCGGCTTCGTCAGCCTGATCGACGTCTGCGGTGTCGATTACCCGCAGCGCGAGCTGCGCTTCGACGTCGTCTATCACCTGCTGAGCCCGACGCGGAACCTCCGCATCCGCCTCAAGCTCGAGACGGACGAAGTCACCCCGGTTCCGTCGATCACGTCGATCCTGCCGGGCGCCGACTGGTTCGAGCGCGAAGCCTACGACATGTACGGCATCCTGTTCACCGGTCATCCCGATCTGCGTCGCCTGCTCACCGACTACGGCTTCGAAGGGCATCCGCTGCGCAAGGACTTCCCGCTCACCGGCTATGTCGAGGTTCGCTACGACGACCAGCAGAAGCGCGTCGTCTACGAGCCCGTGCGCCTGGCGCAGGAATTCCGCGACTTCGACTTCCTCTCGCCATGGGAAGGCACCGACTACGTGCTGCCGGGCGACGAGAAGGCCGCGGACGCACCCAAGACCGAACAGAAGTCGAGCTGA
- a CDS encoding FUSC family protein, producing the protein MTPPNPPAKPAFYDIARIRRAALAAAGVVAPWGVGMAAGQATNGSIASFGAYLLLVSFPTVPVARPVLTLGLAALILSGFACLGAMVTIGGAGFFAMAVAAALAQAVMELRGGPLRLPVALGALAFFLSIEPLPPGGWQLYGGLFLAGTIWAVAVAAVVLPRAPASGSSLPVGDWAGGRFLATAASASLLGALLAGISPSSHPGWLPAAALRVLKPTREQTLRRMKQRGIGSLLGAACGGLLLGWASAPWLHATLVGILVFAMLMIGAKRYGAWTFCLTAVALAFDLGPVASPLPLAFDRVLLTAGGLLVVTALFFLLPRGSAAPSKTVPKVHAESGAGS; encoded by the coding sequence ATGACGCCACCGAACCCTCCCGCAAAACCTGCCTTCTACGATATTGCCCGGATCCGTCGCGCTGCGCTGGCGGCGGCCGGCGTTGTCGCCCCCTGGGGTGTCGGCATGGCGGCCGGGCAGGCGACGAATGGATCCATCGCCTCCTTCGGCGCCTATCTGCTGCTAGTCTCGTTCCCGACCGTTCCCGTGGCGAGACCCGTGCTGACGCTCGGATTGGCTGCGCTGATCCTCAGCGGCTTCGCCTGCCTCGGCGCCATGGTGACGATCGGCGGCGCGGGCTTCTTCGCCATGGCGGTCGCAGCGGCCCTGGCGCAGGCGGTGATGGAGCTCAGGGGCGGTCCGCTGCGGCTTCCGGTGGCGCTCGGGGCGTTGGCCTTCTTCCTGTCGATCGAGCCGCTGCCACCGGGTGGGTGGCAGCTGTATGGCGGGCTCTTCCTCGCCGGGACGATCTGGGCCGTCGCGGTCGCGGCCGTCGTGCTGCCCCGGGCGCCCGCGAGCGGCTCGTCGCTTCCGGTCGGCGATTGGGCAGGGGGGCGCTTTCTGGCCACGGCCGCGTCCGCCAGCCTGCTGGGGGCGTTGCTGGCGGGGATTTCGCCAAGCTCGCATCCCGGATGGCTGCCAGCGGCGGCGCTACGCGTCCTGAAGCCGACGCGCGAGCAGACGCTGCGGCGGATGAAGCAGCGCGGTATCGGCAGCCTGCTCGGGGCTGCCTGCGGCGGCTTGCTGCTCGGATGGGCGAGTGCGCCATGGCTGCACGCGACGCTGGTCGGCATCCTCGTCTTCGCCATGTTGATGATCGGGGCGAAGCGCTATGGCGCGTGGACCTTCTGCCTCACAGCGGTCGCGCTCGCCTTCGATCTCGGGCCCGTCGCGTCGCCCCTGCCGCTCGCGTTCGATCGGGTATTGCTGACGGCGGGCGGCCTGCTCGTCGTGACCGCTCTCTTCTTCCTGCTGCCGCGAGGATCGGCCGCGCCGTCAAAGACCGTGCCGAAGGTGCATGCCGAATCCGGCGCCGGCAGCTGA
- a CDS encoding NADH-quinone oxidoreductase subunit D: MAEAQVRPFNINFGPEHPSAHGVLRLVLELDGEIVDRVDPHIGLLHRGTEKLIENKTYLQAVPYFDRLDYVAPMNQEHAFALAVEKLLGIEVPKRGQLIRVLYSEIGRILSHVLNVTTWAMDCGALTPPLWGFEEREKLMIFYERASGSRMHAAYFRPGGVHQDLPEQLVRDIGDFCDPFLQRLNDLDRLVTGNRIFKQRNVDIGVLTQEEAWKWAYSGVLIRGTGAAWDLRRAQPYECYSELEFDIPTGVHGDNYDRYLVRMAEMRESIRIMKQCVHRLLTTEKVGPVSYTDNKIVPPKRGEMKRSMEALIHHFKLYTEGYHVPAGEVYAAVEAPKGEFGVYLVADGSNKPYRCKIRAPGFAHLQSMDFLCRGHMLADVSAVLGSIDIVFGEVDR; the protein is encoded by the coding sequence ATGGCAGAAGCCCAGGTTCGTCCATTCAATATCAACTTCGGCCCCGAGCATCCCTCGGCGCACGGCGTGTTGCGCCTCGTGCTCGAGCTCGATGGTGAAATCGTCGATCGCGTGGATCCGCATATCGGCCTGCTGCATCGCGGCACCGAGAAGCTGATCGAGAACAAGACCTATCTCCAGGCCGTGCCCTATTTCGATCGTCTCGACTACGTCGCGCCGATGAACCAGGAGCACGCCTTCGCGCTCGCCGTCGAGAAGCTGCTCGGCATCGAGGTGCCGAAGCGTGGCCAGCTGATCCGCGTCCTCTACTCCGAGATCGGTCGCATCCTGTCGCACGTCCTGAACGTGACGACCTGGGCGATGGACTGCGGCGCCCTGACGCCGCCGCTCTGGGGCTTCGAGGAACGCGAGAAGCTCATGATCTTCTATGAGCGCGCGTCCGGCTCCCGCATGCATGCGGCCTATTTCCGTCCCGGCGGCGTGCACCAGGATCTGCCAGAGCAGCTCGTTCGCGATATCGGCGATTTCTGCGATCCGTTCCTGCAGCGGCTGAACGATCTCGACCGTCTCGTGACCGGTAACCGCATCTTCAAGCAGCGCAACGTCGACATCGGCGTGCTGACGCAGGAAGAAGCCTGGAAGTGGGCCTATTCCGGCGTGCTGATCCGCGGCACGGGCGCTGCCTGGGACCTGCGTCGCGCGCAGCCCTACGAGTGCTATTCGGAACTCGAGTTCGACATTCCGACCGGCGTTCACGGCGACAATTACGACCGCTATCTCGTCCGCATGGCCGAGATGCGCGAGTCGATCCGCATCATGAAGCAGTGCGTGCATCGCCTGCTGACGACGGAGAAGGTCGGTCCGGTCTCCTACACCGACAACAAGATCGTCCCGCCGAAGCGCGGTGAGATGAAGCGTTCGATGGAAGCGCTCATCCATCACTTCAAGCTCTACACCGAGGGCTATCACGTTCCCGCCGGCGAGGTTTACGCCGCCGTCGAGGCGCCGAAGGGCGAGTTCGGCGTCTATCTGGTGGCGGACGGCTCCAACAAGCCCTACCGCTGCAAGATCCGTGCGCCCGGTTTCGCGCATCTCCAGTCGATGGACTTCCTGTGTCGAGGCCACATGCTGGCCGACGTCTCCGCGGTTCTCGGTTCCATCGACATCGTGTTCGGAGAGGTTGACCGCTAA
- a CDS encoding NADH-quinone oxidoreductase subunit B family protein, producing MGLSGTSATQVAERPKGLVDASGRPIGHSDPFFMEVNNELADKGFFVAAASDLITWARTGSLMWMQFGLACCAVEMMQVSMPRYDVERFGFAPRASPRQSDVMIVAGTLTNKMAPALRKVYDQMPEPRYVISMGSCANGGGYYHYSYSVVRGCDRVVPVDIYVPGCPPTAEALLYGVLLLQKKIRRTGTIER from the coding sequence ATGGGATTGAGCGGAACCTCTGCTACCCAGGTCGCTGAGCGGCCGAAGGGGCTTGTGGATGCGTCGGGGCGGCCTATCGGTCATTCCGACCCCTTCTTCATGGAGGTCAACAACGAGCTGGCGGACAAGGGTTTCTTTGTCGCCGCCGCTTCGGACCTGATCACCTGGGCCCGCACCGGCTCTCTGATGTGGATGCAGTTCGGCCTCGCCTGCTGCGCCGTCGAGATGATGCAGGTGTCGATGCCGCGCTACGACGTCGAGCGCTTCGGCTTCGCGCCGCGCGCCTCGCCGCGCCAGTCCGACGTGATGATCGTCGCCGGCACGCTGACCAACAAGATGGCTCCCGCGCTCCGCAAGGTCTACGACCAGATGCCGGAGCCGCGCTACGTCATCTCGATGGGCAGCTGCGCCAATGGCGGCGGCTACTACCATTATTCCTATTCCGTGGTGCGGGGTTGCGATCGCGTCGTGCCGGTCGACATCTACGTTCCGGGATGCCCGCCGACGGCTGAAGCGCTGCTCTATGGCGTTCTGCTCCTGCAGAAGAAGATCCGTCGCACCGGCACCATCGAGCGCTGA
- the nuoF gene encoding NADH-quinone oxidoreductase subunit NuoF — MLSDKDRIFTNIYGHHDWGLQGALKRGSWDGTKTIIEAGRDWIVDQMKASGLRGRGGAGFPTGLKWSFMPKQNDGRPHYLVVNADESEPGTCKDREILRHDPHHLVEGCLIAGFAMGAHAAYIYVRGEFIREREHLQAAIDQAYEARLIGKNNVHSWDMDIYVAHGAGAYICGEETALLESLEGKKGQPRLKPPFPANVGLYGCPTTVNNVESIAVAPTILRRGPSWFSSIGRPNNVGTKLFGISGHVNTPCIVEEAMGIPFKELIEKHGGGVRGGWDNLKAIIPGGASCPIIPAEQCEDLIMDFDGTRAVKSSFGTAGVLVMDKSTDVIRAIARIAYFFKHESCGQCTPCREGTGWMWRVIDRMARGEAEKREIDMLLQVTTQVEGHTICALGDAAAWPIQGLIRHFRHEIEERIDLYSRNPRPIERQMLEAAE; from the coding sequence ATGCTTTCGGACAAAGACCGCATCTTCACGAATATCTACGGCCATCACGACTGGGGTCTCCAGGGCGCGCTGAAGCGCGGCTCGTGGGATGGCACCAAGACCATCATCGAGGCCGGTCGCGACTGGATCGTCGACCAGATGAAGGCCTCGGGCCTGCGCGGCCGCGGCGGCGCCGGTTTCCCGACCGGCCTGAAGTGGTCGTTCATGCCCAAGCAGAACGACGGCCGGCCGCACTACCTCGTCGTCAACGCCGACGAATCCGAGCCCGGCACCTGCAAGGATCGCGAGATCCTGCGGCATGATCCGCACCATCTCGTCGAGGGTTGCCTGATCGCCGGCTTCGCGATGGGCGCCCATGCGGCCTACATCTACGTTCGCGGCGAGTTCATTCGCGAGCGCGAGCATCTGCAGGCGGCGATCGACCAGGCCTACGAAGCGCGCCTGATCGGCAAGAACAACGTCCATAGCTGGGACATGGACATCTATGTCGCCCATGGCGCCGGCGCCTATATCTGCGGCGAAGAGACGGCCCTGCTCGAGAGCCTGGAAGGCAAGAAGGGCCAGCCGCGCCTGAAGCCGCCGTTCCCGGCCAATGTCGGCCTCTACGGCTGCCCGACGACCGTCAACAACGTCGAGAGCATCGCGGTTGCCCCGACCATCCTGCGTCGCGGCCCGTCGTGGTTCTCGTCGATCGGTCGTCCGAACAATGTCGGCACCAAGCTGTTCGGCATCTCCGGCCATGTGAACACCCCCTGCATCGTCGAAGAGGCGATGGGCATCCCGTTCAAGGAATTGATCGAGAAGCACGGCGGCGGCGTTCGCGGCGGTTGGGACAATCTGAAGGCGATCATCCCCGGCGGCGCTTCCTGCCCGATCATTCCGGCCGAGCAGTGCGAAGACCTGATCATGGACTTCGACGGCACGCGCGCCGTGAAGTCGAGCTTCGGCACCGCCGGCGTGCTCGTCATGGACAAGTCGACCGACGTCATCCGCGCCATCGCCCGCATCGCTTACTTCTTCAAGCATGAGAGCTGCGGCCAGTGCACGCCGTGCCGCGAAGGCACCGGCTGGATGTGGCGCGTGATCGACCGTATGGCGCGCGGCGAAGCCGAGAAGCGCGAAATCGACATGCTCCTGCAGGTCACGACCCAGGTCGAGGGCCACACGATCTGCGCGCTCGGCGACGCCGCTGCATGGCCCATCCAGGGCCTGATCCGGCATTTCCGGCACGAGATCGAGGAGCGCATCGACCTCTATTCCCGCAACCCCCGGCCGATCGAACGGCAGATGCTGGAAGCGGCGGAGTAA
- the nuoE gene encoding NADH-quinone oxidoreductase subunit NuoE gives MSVRRLASEQPASFAFSPENLAWAEKQVTKFPEGKQASAVISILWRVQEQQGWVSEPSIRWVGEFLDMPYIRVLEVATFYTMFLLAPVGKKAHIQVCGTTPCMLRGANKLIELCRERIHAEPFHPSADGSLSWEEVECLGACVNAPMAQIVPDTYEDLTVESLGKLIDDIEAGRPIKPGPQIDRHHSAPEGGFRALTSPELYDGSMVGQGAGLQAAREAIAARAAAAAEAARAAANPAPAEPPAAPAVKAEGEADKEKVPNQVKQNVPASDPAVRPDAGKKE, from the coding sequence ATGTCCGTTCGTCGTCTCGCATCCGAACAGCCCGCGAGCTTTGCGTTCTCGCCGGAAAATCTGGCCTGGGCCGAAAAGCAGGTCACGAAGTTCCCGGAAGGCAAGCAGGCTTCCGCCGTCATCTCGATTCTGTGGCGCGTCCAGGAGCAGCAGGGCTGGGTTTCGGAGCCGTCGATCCGCTGGGTCGGCGAGTTCCTCGACATGCCGTATATCCGCGTGCTCGAAGTCGCGACCTTCTACACGATGTTCCTGCTCGCCCCGGTCGGCAAGAAGGCGCACATCCAGGTCTGCGGCACGACGCCGTGCATGCTGCGTGGCGCCAACAAGCTGATCGAGCTCTGCCGCGAGCGCATCCACGCCGAGCCGTTCCATCCCTCCGCCGACGGTTCGCTGTCGTGGGAAGAGGTGGAGTGCCTGGGCGCCTGCGTGAACGCGCCGATGGCGCAGATCGTCCCGGATACCTACGAGGATCTGACGGTCGAGAGCCTCGGCAAGCTGATCGATGACATCGAGGCCGGCCGGCCGATCAAGCCGGGCCCGCAGATCGATCGTCATCATTCGGCGCCGGAGGGCGGTTTCCGGGCGCTGACGTCGCCGGAACTCTATGACGGCTCGATGGTCGGGCAGGGCGCAGGCCTGCAGGCCGCGCGCGAGGCGATCGCCGCCCGCGCAGCGGCTGCGGCGGAAGCTGCCCGCGCCGCCGCCAATCCCGCGCCGGCCGAGCCGCCTGCGGCTCCCGCCGTCAAGGCCGAGGGCGAGGCGGACAAGGAAAAGGTTCCCAATCAGGTCAAGCAGAACGTGCCGGCCTCGGACCCCGCGGTCCGGCCGGATGCGGGCAAGAAAGAGTAG
- a CDS encoding NADH-quinone oxidoreductase subunit A, which translates to MEDLLREYLPILVFLGIALVIGLALLISPFLVAYRNPDPEKLSAYECGFNAFDDARMRFDVRFYLVAILFIIFDLEVAFLFPWAVVFGDLGWYGFWSMMIFLAVLTIGFIYEWKKGALEWD; encoded by the coding sequence ATGGAAGACCTGTTGCGCGAATACCTGCCAATCCTCGTGTTTCTCGGGATTGCTCTGGTCATCGGGCTTGCGCTGTTGATCTCGCCCTTCCTCGTCGCCTACCGCAATCCGGATCCGGAGAAGCTCTCGGCCTACGAGTGCGGCTTTAACGCCTTCGACGACGCGCGCATGCGGTTCGACGTGCGGTTCTACCTCGTCGCCATCCTGTTCATCATCTTCGATCTCGAAGTGGCGTTCCTGTTCCCCTGGGCGGTCGTGTTCGGCGACCTCGGCTGGTACGGCTTCTGGTCGATGATGATTTTCCTGGCCGTTCTCACCATCGGCTTCATCTATGAATGGAAGAAGGGAGCGCTCGAATGGGATTGA